Part of the Mycolicibacterium thermoresistibile genome, ATGCTCGACGTGATCACCAGTGCCAACGTCGCATGCGGTTTTCATGCCGGCGACCCGGCCGGGCTGATCACCACCTGCCGGGCGGCCGCCGAACGGGGTGTGCGCATCGGCGCGCAGGTCAGCTACCGCGACCTGGCCGGCTTCGGCCGCCGCTTCGTCGACGCCGACCCGCGCGACCTCACCGCCGACGTCATCTATCAGATCGGTGCGCTGCAGGCCATCGCCAAGGCCGCGGGAACCCGGGTGTCCTATGTGAAACCACATGGCGCGCTCTATCACTCGCTGCTGAGCAACCATGCGCAGGCGCGTGCGGTGGCCGAGGCGGTCCACACCGTCGATCCCGAGCTGCCGGTATTGAGCCTGTACGGGTCGGTGTTCTTCGCCGAAGCACACCGCCTGGGGCTGCGCACCGTGCCGGAGGCGTTCGCCGACCG contains:
- a CDS encoding LamB/YcsF family protein, coding for MPTVDLNADLGESFGVWRLGDDEAMLDVITSANVACGFHAGDPAGLITTCRAAAERGVRIGAQVSYRDLAGFGRRFVDADPRDLTADVIYQIGALQAIAKAAGTRVSYVKPHGALYHSLLSNHAQARAVAEAVHTVDPELPVLSLYGSVFFAEAHRLGLRTVPEAFADRAYRPDGKLLDRKLRGALLHDEAEIAERVAMMVTTGRVVAVDGSTIPITVESICVHGDTAGAVAIAYAVRDRLRREGVELAAFT